In Cololabis saira isolate AMF1-May2022 chromosome 14, fColSai1.1, whole genome shotgun sequence, a single genomic region encodes these proteins:
- the sra1 gene encoding steroid receptor RNA activator 1 isoform X2, with the protein MEDQYVKPGNQERGWNDPPQFSYGLQKAQGPQRNLLNKRVAPPTASCAGAPATPPPSSSPLVPPPCGITPPPSLPAQRPADGVATPPPRFGSMRTQDEADSNQSEPDVEAVMSVLNRALDACRNSVKDQVCKDVAKRLRLLEDSWRSGRLSLPVRRRMETLSLEVHSAHWDSADEIHRSLMVDHVTEVSQWMVGVKRLIAETRNLSPEHLGSLKIATGPVQDPVGAVDDTTKPVQDPDSQS; encoded by the exons GTAACCAGGAGCGGGGCTGGAACGACCCGCCCCAGTTCTCGTACGGCCTTCAGAAGGCCCAGGGACCACAGAGGAACCTCCTGAACAAGAGAGTAGCTCCGCCCACAGCCTCAT GTGCAGGAGCCCCAGCCAcaccccctccctcctccagccCGCTGGTACCGCCTCCATGTGGTATAACGCCGCCTCCATCCCTGCCAG CTCAACGTCCAGCTGACGGAGTGGCCACGCCTCCTCCTCGTTTTGGATCAATGAGGACTCAGGACGAGGCTGACAGCAACCAATCAGAGCCTGACGTAGAGGCTGTGATGTCAGTGCTGAACCGAGCGCTTGACGCCTGCAGAAACTCAGTTAAA GATCAGGTGTGCAAAGATGTGGCCAAGCGGCTCCGCCTCCTGGAAGACAGCTGGAGGTCAGGTAGACTCAGCTTACCTGTCAGGAGACGCATGGAGACCCTGTCTCTAG AGGTTCATTCAGCTCACTGGGATTCAGCTGATGAGATCCATCGCTCCCTGATGGTTGATCATGTGACCGAGGTCAGCCAGTGGATGGTCGGCGTTAAACGACTCATTGCTGAGACTCGAAATCTGAGTCCAGAACATTTAGGAAGCCTCAAGATTGCAACAGGACCAGTCCAGGACCCTGTAGGAGCAGTCGACGACACTACAAAACCAGTCCAGGACCCAGATTCCCAGTCCTGA
- the sra1 gene encoding steroid receptor RNA activator 1 isoform X1 gives MEDQYVKPGNQERGWNDPPQFSYGLQKAQGPQRNLLNKRVAPPTASCMKPTSRTPDGQLKQPKYINHPASDCSSGAGAPATPPPSSSPLVPPPCGITPPPSLPAQRPADGVATPPPRFGSMRTQDEADSNQSEPDVEAVMSVLNRALDACRNSVKDQVCKDVAKRLRLLEDSWRSGRLSLPVRRRMETLSLEVHSAHWDSADEIHRSLMVDHVTEVSQWMVGVKRLIAETRNLSPEHLGSLKIATGPVQDPVGAVDDTTKPVQDPDSQS, from the exons GTAACCAGGAGCGGGGCTGGAACGACCCGCCCCAGTTCTCGTACGGCCTTCAGAAGGCCCAGGGACCACAGAGGAACCTCCTGAACAAGAGAGTAGCTCCGCCCACAGCCTCATGTATGAAACCTACGTCACGAACACCTGACGGTCAGCTAAAACAACCCAAATACATTAACCATCCCGCTTCTGATTGCTCCTCAGGTGCAGGAGCCCCAGCCAcaccccctccctcctccagccCGCTGGTACCGCCTCCATGTGGTATAACGCCGCCTCCATCCCTGCCAG CTCAACGTCCAGCTGACGGAGTGGCCACGCCTCCTCCTCGTTTTGGATCAATGAGGACTCAGGACGAGGCTGACAGCAACCAATCAGAGCCTGACGTAGAGGCTGTGATGTCAGTGCTGAACCGAGCGCTTGACGCCTGCAGAAACTCAGTTAAA GATCAGGTGTGCAAAGATGTGGCCAAGCGGCTCCGCCTCCTGGAAGACAGCTGGAGGTCAGGTAGACTCAGCTTACCTGTCAGGAGACGCATGGAGACCCTGTCTCTAG AGGTTCATTCAGCTCACTGGGATTCAGCTGATGAGATCCATCGCTCCCTGATGGTTGATCATGTGACCGAGGTCAGCCAGTGGATGGTCGGCGTTAAACGACTCATTGCTGAGACTCGAAATCTGAGTCCAGAACATTTAGGAAGCCTCAAGATTGCAACAGGACCAGTCCAGGACCCTGTAGGAGCAGTCGACGACACTACAAAACCAGTCCAGGACCCAGATTCCCAGTCCTGA